The DNA sequence TTCCATCGAAGCTTTTCCTGAGTTCATCTAGTCGTTTATTTGAAATATCAACCATTTTTTACCTGATTATTGCAAAAATTAACAATTAAAATAAGTATAAATGAAGAGGTTAGAAAGCCCGTAAATGTTGAATTGTAGGGGCGACTCGATGAGTCGCCCAAGATTGCTGTCAAGGTTTAATTTGTTTTTATTTCAAGAGAATCATTTTCTTTGTTTGAATGAATAAACCAGAACGGAGAGTGTAGAAGTAAATTCCGGATGCTGGATTCTTGATACTGGATTCTGGTGAAAACTCAACTTCGTATTCACCGGCAGATAGTTCTTCGTTTACTAGCGTTGCTATTTCATTTCCAAGAACATCGTAAACCTTTAATGTTGTAAAGACGATCCGCGGGATCCTCTCTACTGATGGGATTGTAAATTTTATTTTTGTACTGGGATTGAATGGATTCGGAAAGTTTTGTTCGAGTTTAAATTCCGTTACTATTGGTATTTCATCTTCTACAGAAACAATCGGGTAACCAAAATTATTTTCATAAAATTCTTGTACGGCATCGGAGATTGCACGTACTGCAGTAATTCCGCCAAGTGGTGTTGTGCTTCTATCAACTTCGTAACCGATTAATACTTCTATTTCCTGATCTTTTATCAGAGCAAAAGGTCCTACTGAACCCATTCCACGAACGTCATGGTTTTGATTACAAATCCATCCTACATCTGTAACGGGATCACCGGAACACCAAAAGTATGGATTAACCAGATTGCACGGAACACTACCTCTTACCTCACCATATTGCCAGGTACACGGATTTACTACTTGACCTATTATGGTCAATCCAAAAGTATAGTTTCGAGCTTCAGTTAAATTTGCAGGTTCTCTCAGGTTAGGATCTCCACCGATATGGTACACTGCCGAATTTATATCCAGATTTTTTGCACCGGGGAAAATTGTAATCCCAATTGGTCCCAGATAGTTTACTGCAGTATCTAATGGTGTATCAATTCCATTTTCAAAAATGTTATTTCCGTTCACATCTATAAAAGTTTCTCCAGAAATATAAGAAAGAGGTCCCGCTAACATATCCATCATAAATGATGGCACCTGGTTCCCATAAACCTGATCAGGTGTGTTATTATAGAAGTAAGTTCCCTGCCGAATTGTATCACAGCCATAAACGTCATCAACAGCATTTCCAACATCTGCATCAGCCCACATACTGAAGTAAACATCTTTTAAAGTGTCGGAGATTAATCCTGTATTCTTAATTCTGTATCTGACAAATACTGCATTACTAATTGCACCTGTTGAAGCTTCAGCAAAAATTGTTTGTCTGACTTCTATACCTTGGGGTTCTGCATACCACCTCCTTTGATCTGCAGGAAGTCCATCGTTGAAAACGCACCAATAAGTTTCATCTAAAATTAAATCGGGTTTGTCTTCATCCGGATCCCACTGGTTATTTCCATTTAGATCAACTGGATTGTAATTTCCGTCACTATTGCCATCATAAAAATCTGCACCGAGATCGACTGCATCGATCCAATCCTGCCAGCTTTGTCCGAATGGAATATCAGATGAGGCGAGTTTGTAGATTGCTGCATTGGGATTATTCGGATCCATTCCAACTGTCCCGGCGAGATAATCTTCTACTAGCGAAGCTGAGGCAACTCCATTTGCCCATAATGAATCATTTGAGTAACCGCTTAGCCAGAATCCCGATGAAAATAGGAATGTACCTTCT is a window from the bacterium genome containing:
- a CDS encoding T9SS type A sorting domain-containing protein; translated protein: MGSVGPFALIKDQEIEVLIGYEVDRSTTPLGGITAVRAISDAVQEFYENNFGYPIVSVEDEIPIVTEFKLEQNFPNPFNPSTKIKFTIPSVERIPRIVFTTLKVYDVLGNEIATLVNEELSAGEYEVEFSPESSIKNPASGIYFYTLRSGLFIQTKKMILLK